A genomic segment from Moorena sp. SIOASIH encodes:
- a CDS encoding serine/threonine-protein kinase, which translates to MKINPNHDLWGKLLNGRYQIIESLSAGAFGKTYIAEDTRQQGHPRYVIKYLQPKSDDPQKWQFLKRLWLNEAQTLIKLGSHNQIPRLLDYFEDHHGFYLVQKLIIGETLSTELPISQNSNKRFSENQCIELLQDVLGILEFIHRQGIIHRDLKPNNLIRRGSDRRLVLIDFGAAELINSKRIEPHLTEYPSSDPSKTIRPFAYIPPEQLAGQSFPNSDIYSLGMIAIHALTGITPMQLADPETGEIHWRKHVSVSDQMAFVLNHMVSYNSEARYQSATDALIVLKTLMCTQSPQLKVSIAKSDSELITEHSPLSIKFSDNNTLELNVLDTQSDSELITEHSPLSIKFSDNDAFELDVLDTQSDSRVTIEHSALTRESSSQQLKQATPKSDSGLKTEQETLRNKNSVISNKDSVISNKDSVISNKDSIISNKDSVISNKDSVIITDEPPLDWKVYVREFALYSWPKLPPLLKGIGVGAASSNAIAILIGLYALLNASASRSEFDILQKAIKHYQAGDLEEAIALAESIPSDSLIYEQSLNTVQQWQQQWQSAEALFKATEQAFYQERWSDVLEGYHKMPSIGYWQKKMEPLVNKAKPRLEAEAQGLLKQAYKQALAQDFSNAIALLEQIHPETRTGAKVQAKLKEYQQKQQIRAEYLLQEAYEQGGQGNFIKALVYLSQIPKETPTYQKARIKIAEYSRKQHLKEEVERQAALARAVLEKQRQSGFNQKPLLNVNVESSRSPLNHGLQWQEVNH; encoded by the coding sequence TTGAAAATTAATCCAAATCATGACCTATGGGGAAAGCTCCTCAACGGGCGTTATCAAATCATTGAATCTCTAAGTGCTGGGGCATTTGGCAAAACCTATATCGCAGAGGATACCCGACAACAGGGCCATCCCCGCTATGTGATTAAGTATCTTCAGCCCAAAAGCGATGATCCTCAAAAATGGCAATTTCTTAAGCGTCTCTGGCTCAATGAAGCTCAAACCTTGATCAAACTGGGTAGCCATAACCAAATTCCTCGTCTACTTGATTATTTTGAAGATCACCACGGATTTTACTTAGTTCAAAAGTTAATTATCGGAGAAACTCTTAGTACTGAACTGCCGATCAGCCAAAACAGTAATAAACGCTTTAGCGAAAACCAGTGCATTGAACTATTACAAGATGTTTTAGGCATCCTAGAATTTATTCACCGTCAAGGGATAATTCATAGAGACCTCAAACCCAATAACCTAATCAGACGAGGGTCAGACCGTAGGCTAGTTTTGATTGACTTTGGTGCTGCTGAGCTGATTAATTCAAAGCGAATCGAACCCCATCTGACCGAGTACCCATCCTCTGATCCATCCAAGACAATTCGTCCCTTCGCCTACATACCCCCAGAGCAACTTGCTGGTCAATCCTTTCCTAACAGTGACATTTATTCCCTAGGAATGATTGCGATTCACGCCCTCACAGGCATCACCCCAATGCAATTGGCTGACCCTGAGACTGGTGAGATTCATTGGCGAAAACATGTATCGGTTAGCGATCAAATGGCGTTTGTACTCAACCATATGGTGTCTTACAACAGCGAAGCACGCTATCAGTCAGCAACTGATGCCTTAATCGTACTTAAGACACTGATGTGTACTCAAAGTCCTCAGTTAAAAGTATCTATTGCTAAGTCTGACTCAGAACTGATAACGGAGCACTCACCACTCAGTATCAAGTTTAGTGACAATAACACTCTTGAATTAAACGTGCTGGATACTCAGTCTGACTCAGAACTGATAACGGAGCACTCACCACTCAGTATCAAGTTTAGTGACAATGACGCTTTTGAATTAGACGTGCTAGATACTCAGTCTGACTCAAGGGTTACCATTGAACACTCAGCACTGACTAGGGAGTCTAGCTCACAACAATTAAAACAGGCAACGCCTAAATCTGACTCAGGACTCAAAACTGAGCAGGAAACACTCAGGAATAAAAACTCAGTAATTAGTAATAAAGACTCAGTAATTAGCAATAAAGACTCAGTAATTAGTAATAAAGACTCAATAATTAGTAATAAAGACTCAGTAATTAGTAATAAAGACTCAGTAATTATTACTGATGAGCCGCCATTAGATTGGAAAGTGTATGTCCGTGAATTCGCCCTGTATAGCTGGCCAAAATTGCCACCTTTACTGAAAGGAATCGGAGTGGGAGCAGCAAGCTCCAATGCTATAGCCATTTTAATCGGACTTTATGCTTTACTGAATGCTTCTGCGTCTCGTTCTGAATTTGATATTCTACAAAAGGCAATCAAACACTATCAAGCCGGTGATTTGGAGGAAGCGATCGCACTAGCAGAATCGATTCCTAGCGATAGCCTGATCTATGAACAATCCCTAAATACGGTTCAACAGTGGCAGCAACAATGGCAAAGTGCTGAAGCTCTGTTTAAGGCTACAGAGCAAGCCTTTTATCAAGAACGATGGTCAGATGTGCTTGAGGGATACCATAAAATGCCCTCAATTGGCTATTGGCAAAAGAAGATGGAGCCATTAGTCAACAAGGCAAAACCTCGCCTTGAAGCAGAAGCCCAAGGGTTATTAAAGCAAGCCTACAAACAAGCATTAGCCCAAGACTTTAGCAATGCGATCGCACTACTCGAACAAATCCATCCAGAAACCCGCACCGGTGCTAAAGTCCAAGCAAAGCTGAAGGAATATCAGCAAAAGCAACAGATTCGAGCAGAGTACTTGTTACAAGAAGCCTATGAACAAGGAGGACAGGGTAACTTTATTAAAGCGCTAGTGTATTTGTCTCAAATCCCTAAAGAAACCCCCACCTACCAGAAAGCGAGAATCAAGATAGCTGAGTATTCCCGTAAGCAGCATTTAAAGGAAGAAGTGGAACGACAAGCTGCATTAGCCAGAGCAGTGTTAGAAAAACAAAGGCAATCAGGGTTTAACCAAAAACCGTTGCTCAACGTCAACGTTGAATCAAGCCGTTCTCCACTCAACCATGGGCTACAGTGGCAAGAAGTCAACCATTAG
- a CDS encoding serine/threonine-protein kinase, giving the protein MSKDLDFSPQGYEIKQELGQNHAGGRVTYLATQLETQQPVVIKQLQFSQLGTSWAEYDTYEREIKLLQQLNHPSIPRYIDSFDTPTGFCLVQEYKPAPSLAEDYHWTPEEVKQIAIAVLEVLVYLQRRQPPVIHRDIKPENILVDRQGNLKVYLVDFGFARIAGGDVTLSSVVKGSVGFMPPEQMFNRQLTKASDLYSLGTTLICLLTGTKSSQINTLVDENYRINFKALLPKLNPQFIHWLDKMVAPNLKHRYPDAATALKALKPIDVVNDVTPLKTLLRAIQPTKAVVKLATLSLVAASSSGITYAWLTSPARQLLTSGECPGCNLPNINLQDKNLKQAKLEGANLSGANLEGANLWRANLRGANLWGANLEGANLNSTRLDGANLGGANLKGANFDIRRAQRQRINLKGATMPDGSIHK; this is encoded by the coding sequence ATGAGCAAGGATCTAGACTTTAGCCCCCAGGGCTATGAAATTAAACAAGAGTTAGGACAAAATCACGCTGGGGGTAGAGTCACCTACCTGGCGACACAACTGGAGACTCAGCAACCGGTTGTGATTAAGCAGTTGCAGTTTTCCCAATTAGGCACTAGCTGGGCAGAATACGACACTTATGAACGAGAAATTAAACTCCTGCAGCAGCTCAATCATCCTAGCATTCCTCGCTATATCGATTCTTTTGACACTCCCACTGGATTTTGCTTAGTCCAAGAATATAAACCAGCACCTTCCCTCGCTGAAGATTACCACTGGACACCAGAAGAAGTTAAGCAAATTGCGATCGCTGTTTTGGAAGTCTTGGTTTACTTGCAACGGCGGCAACCTCCTGTGATTCATCGAGATATTAAACCAGAAAATATTTTGGTTGATAGACAGGGTAACTTGAAGGTGTATCTAGTAGATTTCGGTTTTGCCCGGATAGCAGGTGGGGATGTGACCCTCAGTAGCGTTGTTAAAGGTAGTGTAGGGTTTATGCCACCAGAGCAGATGTTTAATCGGCAATTGACCAAAGCATCTGATCTGTATAGCTTAGGGACAACTCTGATTTGCTTGCTGACAGGGACAAAATCTAGCCAAATCAACACCTTAGTTGATGAGAATTATCGGATTAATTTCAAAGCACTGTTGCCCAAGCTAAATCCTCAGTTTATTCATTGGCTCGACAAAATGGTGGCACCTAACCTCAAACATCGCTATCCCGATGCCGCAACTGCCCTAAAAGCCCTGAAGCCGATTGATGTAGTGAATGATGTCACTCCTCTAAAAACACTATTGCGGGCTATACAACCAACAAAGGCAGTAGTAAAACTTGCCACCCTCAGCCTTGTGGCTGCTTCTTCATCAGGTATAACCTATGCCTGGCTCACCAGTCCAGCCAGACAATTGCTAACCAGTGGAGAATGCCCAGGCTGCAATCTCCCAAATATCAACCTACAAGATAAGAACCTCAAGCAAGCTAAGCTGGAGGGGGCTAATCTGAGTGGTGCCAACTTAGAGGGGGCTAACCTGTGGAGAGCTAACCTCAGGGGGGCTAACCTGTGGGGAGCTAACCTCGAGGGGGCTAACCTAAACAGTACTCGGTTGGATGGTGCTAACCTGGGGGGGGCTAACCTCAAGGGCGCTAACTTTGACATCAGGAGGGCTCAGCGCCAGCGTATTAACCTCAAGGGCGCAACTATGCCTGATGGCTCTATACATAAGTAG
- a CDS encoding lamin tail domain-containing protein: MSETNIYQQIWESDENQFSVSTRTSSGEWEDETADILLDEQVKASGQREIDLATRPLFYKVNEDKLFEETRTYVSFLKLLDNYAIRSVDPEVTLEKEEHEQLDFLSLILSTKPIQLARKYINEELGETLSEQQFRLKLQRIWFELYTNYYKGKSTHFASGFEHVFVGEGKYNIRSGDKRETLGTISGYHSWVKFYLDEKNQRVNFLGYKYDLRGNEGPNNPNVVTLQMTQNVTDMQGNVIAQLFKKKGGFFVGPSPECEIALATVAYYESVYGKIRDKGRITINDATYDLVLYRSTNPNGSRGEFIRSFFPIFLSKDGTKEPDLDRPVVVPVDDIIKNDGPVIIVAALPNPEGSDQGGREWVELKNVTSEAIDLTGWEMADKLGRPQLLSGILQPNEVKRFPITRLTQSDMHLSNKSGLITLRDRSSNHIATVKYSRARSGHIFQFN; the protein is encoded by the coding sequence ATGAGCGAAACCAATATTTATCAACAAATTTGGGAAAGTGACGAAAACCAATTCTCGGTTAGCACTCGCACTAGCTCCGGAGAATGGGAAGACGAAACTGCTGACATTCTATTAGATGAGCAGGTCAAAGCTAGCGGTCAACGTGAAATCGACTTAGCTACCCGACCCTTATTCTATAAAGTCAATGAAGACAAATTATTCGAGGAAACCCGCACCTATGTGAGTTTCCTTAAACTTTTAGATAACTACGCTATCCGCTCTGTTGACCCAGAAGTTACTCTCGAAAAAGAAGAACATGAGCAGTTAGATTTTCTTTCTTTGATTCTCTCTACCAAACCGATCCAGCTTGCCCGAAAGTATATTAACGAAGAGTTAGGTGAGACTCTTTCGGAGCAGCAATTTAGACTCAAGCTACAGCGAATCTGGTTTGAACTCTACACCAATTACTACAAGGGCAAATCAACTCACTTCGCTTCTGGCTTTGAGCATGTATTTGTTGGGGAAGGAAAATACAATATCCGCTCTGGAGATAAACGAGAAACCCTTGGCACCATTTCTGGTTATCACTCATGGGTAAAATTCTACCTTGATGAAAAAAATCAGCGAGTCAATTTTCTCGGCTACAAGTATGATTTACGAGGTAATGAAGGACCGAATAATCCCAACGTGGTCACGTTACAAATGACCCAAAACGTGACTGATATGCAAGGCAATGTGATTGCTCAATTATTCAAGAAGAAAGGGGGATTTTTTGTTGGACCAAGTCCTGAATGTGAAATCGCGCTCGCAACCGTTGCCTATTATGAAAGTGTCTATGGCAAAATTCGTGACAAGGGTCGAATTACTATCAATGATGCCACTTACGATTTAGTCCTCTACCGCAGTACCAATCCCAATGGTAGCCGTGGCGAGTTTATTCGTTCCTTCTTTCCCATCTTCCTGAGCAAGGATGGCACAAAAGAACCGGATCTGGATCGTCCAGTAGTTGTGCCAGTAGATGATATCATTAAGAATGATGGTCCTGTGATAATCGTAGCGGCATTACCTAATCCTGAAGGTTCCGATCAAGGGGGAAGGGAGTGGGTTGAGTTGAAGAATGTCACCAGTGAAGCCATTGACCTCACTGGCTGGGAGATGGCAGATAAACTAGGTCGTCCCCAACTCCTGAGTGGCATTCTCCAACCTAACGAAGTTAAGCGCTTCCCCATCACCCGTTTAACTCAATCAGACATGCACTTGAGCAATAAATCAGGATTGATCACATTACGCGATCGCTCCTCTAACCACATAGCAACAGTTAAATACTCTCGTGCTCGTTCTGGTCACATCTTCCAATTTAATTAG
- a CDS encoding helix-turn-helix domain-containing protein, producing the protein MMISTAQAAELLGVSATRVRYLLGKGRVKGAYKVGRTWVIPLFDGMPVVTPGTRGPKRNWSKRTNYTKAVIHVNQKVIRQNHNTGERNPVITVKRGSKNIYGHTVEVNGPCRVMYRPDNPLHCGARVWIETISDFKVI; encoded by the coding sequence ATGATGATTTCTACCGCACAAGCCGCTGAATTACTAGGTGTTTCTGCCACTCGGGTTCGTTACCTTCTGGGCAAGGGCAGAGTCAAAGGGGCCTATAAGGTCGGTAGAACTTGGGTGATTCCTCTGTTTGATGGCATGCCAGTGGTCACCCCTGGCACTCGTGGACCAAAGCGGAATTGGTCAAAGCGTACAAATTACACGAAGGCTGTAATCCACGTTAATCAGAAAGTCATTCGCCAAAATCACAACACCGGGGAACGCAATCCAGTGATTACGGTAAAACGAGGCTCTAAAAACATTTACGGTCATACGGTAGAAGTCAATGGCCCCTGTCGGGTGATGTATCGCCCTGATAATCCGCTACATTGTGGCGCAAGGGTCTGGATTGAGACTATCTCGGATTTTAAAGTTATTTGA
- a CDS encoding HNH endonuclease → MTCELCERHVDRLTVHHLIPRQNTKRKKMKPGPTITICTACHRQIHALFPNTRLALELNTCEALKNDPQMQKFLSWVRKQKPDKRVRVHRS, encoded by the coding sequence ATGACTTGTGAACTTTGTGAAAGACATGTAGATCGATTGACAGTTCATCACCTGATACCGCGACAAAATACTAAGCGGAAAAAGATGAAACCTGGTCCAACGATTACGATTTGTACTGCTTGTCACCGACAAATACATGCTTTATTCCCAAATACTCGTTTAGCTCTGGAATTGAATACCTGTGAAGCCTTAAAAAATGACCCTCAGATGCAGAAGTTTTTAAGCTGGGTCAGAAAGCAAAAGCCTGATAAGCGGGTGAGGGTTCATCGTTCTTAA
- a CDS encoding sialate O-acetylesterase, producing the protein MKAWSRILYLVIGIVIGAFLGIILQNYAQVDQLLRRYGILSTSTIKDNQSKPVPANFQGKMSLFILAGQSNMSGSGKVTPASSVTHPRVFVFGNDYRWHLAKEPIDSPSGQVDRVSEDKSAGVSPGIAFATELLKYNPELIVGLIPCAKWDSTIQQWQRHLSEDTLYGSCLKRAYAASLMGEIKGLLFFQGESDALNPQAYPSRRLFPNQWADKFVRLVKDFRQDLGKPELPVVFAQIGTTTDPEKLPNWETVKAQQETVQLPATGMITTDDLVLQDHVHLTTESYLIVGKRFAKAFWKLTDQ; encoded by the coding sequence ATGAAAGCTTGGTCAAGAATTTTATATCTAGTTATCGGTATAGTTATCGGTGCTTTTTTAGGTATTATACTACAAAATTATGCTCAAGTAGACCAGTTGCTCAGACGCTACGGTATCCTCAGCACTTCCACCATTAAGGATAATCAAAGCAAACCAGTTCCTGCAAATTTTCAAGGGAAGATGTCCCTATTTATTTTGGCAGGACAGTCGAATATGTCAGGAAGTGGTAAGGTGACACCAGCCAGTTCTGTTACTCACCCCAGAGTTTTTGTCTTTGGAAACGATTACCGCTGGCATCTAGCCAAAGAACCGATTGATTCACCAAGTGGACAAGTTGATCGCGTCTCAGAAGATAAGTCAGCTGGAGTCAGTCCAGGGATAGCATTTGCTACTGAATTGCTCAAATACAATCCTGAACTGATTGTTGGTTTAATTCCCTGTGCTAAATGGGACTCTACTATTCAACAGTGGCAAAGACATCTAAGTGAGGATACCTTGTATGGCTCTTGCTTAAAACGAGCCTATGCAGCTTCACTAATGGGAGAAATTAAAGGTTTACTATTCTTTCAGGGAGAAAGTGATGCCCTTAATCCTCAAGCCTACCCAAGTCGAAGATTGTTCCCTAATCAGTGGGCTGATAAATTTGTTAGGTTGGTAAAAGATTTCCGTCAAGACCTAGGGAAACCTGAGTTACCAGTAGTTTTTGCTCAAATTGGCACCACTACTGATCCAGAAAAGCTCCCGAACTGGGAAACCGTGAAAGCGCAACAGGAAACAGTCCAGTTACCAGCTACTGGGATGATTACCACAGATGACTTGGTTTTGCAAGACCATGTCCACTTGACAACGGAAAGTTATTTGATTGTTGGAAAAAGATTTGCTAAAGCATTTTGGAAACTTACTGATCAGTGA
- a CDS encoding sialate O-acetylesterase: METWTVIFVLAIGLFIGILLQKYYPVGKLIRRYGIISRFLVKRKSESQEINVIPSDFEGKMSLFILAGQSNMSGTGKLTAASSVTDPRVFVFGNDYRWHLAKEPIDSQTKQVDKVSEDKSAGVGPGMAFATELLKYNPELIIGLIPCAKSGTAIEQWQRSLSEDTLYGSCLKRVGAASVMGEITGILFFQGEKDAQKPSQDSDITFFPNQWADKFVTLVKDFRQDLGKPDLPVVFAQIGTTTDPETLPNWETVKAQQATVQLPATRMITTDDLALQDYVHLTTESYLIVGKRFAKAFWKLTQR, encoded by the coding sequence ATGGAAACCTGGACAGTTATTTTCGTTCTAGCTATCGGTCTTTTTATTGGTATTCTTCTCCAGAAGTATTATCCAGTCGGTAAGTTGATCAGACGCTACGGTATTATTAGTCGCTTCTTAGTTAAGCGGAAATCTGAGTCTCAGGAAATCAATGTAATTCCCTCAGATTTTGAAGGCAAGATGTCCCTGTTTATTTTGGCAGGACAGTCGAATATGTCCGGAACAGGTAAGCTAACAGCTGCTAGTTCCGTTACTGACCCCAGAGTTTTTGTGTTTGGAAACGATTACCGCTGGCATCTAGCCAAGGAACCGATTGATTCACAAACCAAACAAGTTGATAAAGTCTCGGAAGATAAGTCAGCTGGGGTAGGTCCGGGGATGGCGTTTGCTACTGAATTATTGAAATACAATCCTGAGCTAATCATCGGTTTGATTCCTTGTGCCAAGTCTGGCACTGCCATTGAACAGTGGCAAAGAAGCCTGAGTGAGGATACTCTTTATGGCTCTTGCTTAAAGCGAGTAGGTGCTGCTTCTGTGATGGGAGAAATCACCGGTATACTTTTCTTTCAAGGGGAAAAAGATGCTCAAAAGCCTTCTCAAGACTCAGATATAACGTTTTTCCCCAATCAGTGGGCTGATAAATTTGTTACCTTGGTAAAAGATTTCCGTCAAGACTTAGGTAAACCTGATTTACCAGTAGTTTTTGCTCAAATTGGCACTACTACTGATCCAGAAACGCTCCCGAACTGGGAAACCGTGAAAGCGCAACAGGCAACAGTCCAGTTACCAGCTACTAGGATGATTACTACAGATGACTTGGCTTTACAAGACTATGTCCACTTGACAACCGAAAGTTATTTGATTGTTGGAAAACGATTTGCTAAAGCATTTTGGAAACTGACTCAAAGATAA